A stretch of Metabacillus sp. FJAT-52054 DNA encodes these proteins:
- a CDS encoding FadR/GntR family transcriptional regulator, whose translation MNYKQIKPKKIYEEVAEAILESIKEGAIKPGEKLNSVQQLSEDFNVGRSAIREALSALRAMGMIEMRQGEGTYVKKFDPNSIGGSLLSAVLMDREAIAHLLEVRKILEAGIAASAARNRTDEDLSKLKEILLEMKDTIGNEELGEKSDFNFHMGIAGASHNPMLMGLMNNVSEMMLNTMRETRRIWLYSKQTTSKRLYQEHVKIFEAISNKDEGLAQELMMNHLVKVEEVLMKYLKK comes from the coding sequence GTGAATTACAAACAGATCAAACCAAAAAAAATATACGAAGAGGTCGCTGAAGCGATTCTTGAATCGATAAAAGAAGGGGCTATCAAGCCAGGAGAAAAGCTGAATTCCGTTCAGCAGCTCTCTGAAGATTTCAATGTAGGAAGGTCGGCGATCCGCGAAGCACTAAGCGCACTTAGAGCAATGGGAATGATCGAAATGAGGCAGGGTGAGGGTACATATGTTAAGAAGTTCGATCCGAACTCCATTGGAGGCTCCCTCCTTTCTGCCGTTCTGATGGATCGGGAGGCGATAGCCCATCTCCTTGAAGTTCGAAAAATACTGGAAGCCGGGATTGCTGCATCGGCCGCAAGAAACCGTACTGATGAAGATTTGAGCAAGCTAAAAGAAATTCTTCTTGAGATGAAAGACACGATCGGAAACGAAGAGCTTGGCGAAAAGTCCGATTTTAATTTTCATATGGGAATTGCCGGAGCCTCGCACAATCCGATGCTGATGGGTCTGATGAACAATGTTTCTGAAATGATGCTCAATACAATGCGGGAAACGCGAAGAATTTGGCTTTACTCGAAACAGACGACATCAAAGCGGTTGTACCAGGAGCATGTGAAAATTTTTGAAGCCATTTCGAATAAAGATGAAGGCCTGGCACAGGAGTTAATGATGAACCATTTAGTGAAGGTGGAAGAGGTTTTGATGAAATATTTGAAAAAGTAG
- a CDS encoding (Fe-S)-binding protein — MRVSLFATCLADLFQTEAGKAAVELLERLGCDVDFPEKQVCCGQPAYNSGYVKEAKEAMKNMIRAFEGSEYVVSPSGSCVAMFKEYPNLFEKDPKWSEKSKALVKKTFELTDFIVNVLKVEDVGARFDGKAAYHTSCHMMRLLNVTDAPFKLLKNVRGLELVPLPNAHNCCGFGGTFSVKMGAISEQMVDEKVECIESTEAGYLIGADCGCLMNIGGRIDRKGRPVKVLHIAEVLNHR; from the coding sequence ATGAGAGTTTCATTGTTTGCTACCTGCCTGGCAGATTTATTTCAAACTGAAGCTGGGAAGGCAGCGGTTGAACTGCTCGAACGGCTCGGGTGTGACGTTGATTTTCCAGAGAAACAGGTATGCTGCGGACAGCCCGCTTATAACAGCGGGTATGTAAAAGAGGCGAAGGAAGCGATGAAGAATATGATCCGTGCTTTCGAAGGATCAGAATATGTGGTGTCCCCATCCGGTTCCTGTGTCGCGATGTTTAAGGAATATCCTAACCTTTTCGAAAAAGATCCAAAATGGTCGGAAAAATCGAAAGCGCTTGTAAAAAAGACTTTTGAGCTGACCGATTTTATCGTGAACGTATTAAAGGTGGAAGATGTGGGGGCACGATTTGACGGGAAGGCTGCCTACCATACATCCTGTCATATGATGAGGCTGCTCAATGTAACAGATGCCCCTTTTAAACTATTAAAAAACGTGCGGGGGCTTGAGCTTGTGCCTCTCCCGAATGCACATAACTGCTGCGGATTCGGCGGGACATTTTCCGTTAAAATGGGGGCAATTTCCGAACAAATGGTGGATGAGAAGGTAGAGTGCATTGAAAGCACGGAAGCCGGCTATTTGATTGGCGCTGACTGCGGGTGCCTGATGAATATCGGGGGGAGAATTGACCGGAAAGGAAGACCAGTGAAGGTTCTGCATATTGCGGAAGTTTTAAATCATCGATGA
- a CDS encoding LutB/LldF family L-lactate oxidation iron-sulfur protein, whose translation MPMRIGTESFQERVNKGIEDSFMRLAVSGAQERLQGRKNEAAEELGSWEEWRSHGEEIRQHTLENLDFYLEMLSENVVKRGGHVFFAETAEEANEYIASVAKEKKAKKIVKSKSMVTEEINMNAYLEGIGCEVIETDLGEYILQVDDHDPPSHIVAPALHKNKEQIRDVFREKLGYTKTEKPEELTLHAREMLRKEFLAADLGITGCNFAIAESGSVSLVTNEGNARLAATLPKTQITVMGMERIVPTFEEFEVLVSLLTRSAVGQKLTSYVTALTGPKQEGDADGPEEFHLVIVDNGRSKILGTEFQSVLQCIRCAACINVCPVYRHVGGHSYGSIYSGPIGAVLTPLLGGYDEYKELPYASTLCAACTDACPVKIPLHELLHKHRQVIVEREGKAPISEKMAMKAFGLGAASSALYGLGGKAAPSAMAPFTAGGKISKGPGPLKAWTEIREFPAPKKERLRDWMKSRLKKEDD comes from the coding sequence ATGCCAATGAGGATTGGAACAGAGAGCTTTCAGGAGCGCGTGAACAAAGGGATTGAGGATTCTTTTATGCGGCTTGCTGTATCGGGTGCTCAGGAAAGACTGCAGGGACGGAAAAATGAAGCAGCGGAAGAGCTGGGCAGCTGGGAGGAATGGCGTTCGCACGGAGAAGAGATCCGTCAGCATACGCTTGAAAACCTGGATTTTTATTTGGAGATGCTGAGTGAAAATGTAGTGAAACGCGGCGGTCATGTTTTTTTTGCTGAAACAGCGGAGGAAGCCAATGAGTACATTGCTTCGGTTGCGAAAGAAAAGAAGGCGAAGAAGATTGTGAAGTCAAAATCCATGGTCACCGAAGAAATCAATATGAACGCATACCTTGAAGGGATTGGCTGTGAGGTGATTGAAACGGATCTTGGCGAGTATATTCTGCAGGTGGATGACCATGACCCTCCTTCTCACATTGTAGCGCCGGCTTTACATAAAAATAAGGAGCAAATTCGTGACGTTTTCAGAGAAAAGCTCGGCTACACGAAAACAGAAAAACCGGAGGAGCTTACCCTTCATGCACGCGAAATGCTAAGGAAGGAATTTTTAGCGGCAGACCTTGGTATTACCGGCTGCAACTTTGCCATTGCCGAATCCGGATCAGTCAGCCTCGTGACGAATGAGGGGAATGCAAGGCTCGCTGCAACTCTTCCGAAAACGCAAATAACGGTCATGGGGATGGAGCGGATTGTCCCGACCTTTGAGGAGTTTGAAGTGCTGGTCAGCCTGCTGACAAGGAGCGCGGTCGGTCAAAAGCTGACCAGCTACGTCACTGCGCTGACTGGACCTAAACAGGAAGGGGATGCAGATGGACCGGAGGAGTTTCATCTCGTCATTGTGGATAACGGACGGTCCAAAATTCTGGGAACTGAGTTTCAATCGGTTCTTCAGTGTATCCGCTGTGCAGCGTGCATCAATGTGTGCCCTGTGTACCGTCATGTCGGCGGACATTCATACGGATCGATTTATTCAGGTCCGATTGGTGCAGTTCTCACTCCATTGCTTGGGGGCTATGACGAATACAAAGAATTGCCTTATGCATCTACATTGTGTGCCGCCTGCACCGATGCATGCCCGGTGAAAATTCCGCTGCATGAGCTTTTGCATAAGCATCGGCAGGTCATTGTAGAAAGGGAAGGAAAAGCGCCGATTTCTGAGAAAATGGCGATGAAGGCATTTGGACTCGGTGCTGCCTCCTCGGCACTTTACGGATTGGGAGGAAAAGCTGCCCCGTCTGCAATGGCTCCTTTCACAGCAGGAGGGAAAATTTCTAAAGGACCCGGTCCTCTGAAAGCATGGACAGAAATCAGGGAATTCCCTGCACCTAAAAAAGAACGTCTGCGCGACTGGATGAAAAGCCGCCTGAAAAAGGAGGATGACTAA
- a CDS encoding lactate utilization protein C: MTKMAGTIKNKESFLNNIAQNLGRPRRSQGVLRPEWNHRPQDGILKGLNQDELLEVFKEQCIRIHTTYRETNSLGLYETLKDTVLEYGGGPVITWEDPRFKEFGLSALINEDWPNEGVHTHIWDPKLGDENIRKAEAANVGITFSDQTLAESGTVVLFSGSGKGRSVSLLPATYIAIIPKSTLVPRITQAAQDIHKQIEAGEEVASCVNFISGPSNSADIEMNLVVGVHGPIKATYIVVKDW; encoded by the coding sequence ATGACTAAGATGGCAGGTACCATTAAAAATAAAGAATCCTTTTTAAATAACATAGCCCAAAATCTGGGCCGGCCAAGGCGGTCCCAAGGGGTGCTTCGGCCTGAGTGGAATCACCGCCCGCAGGATGGCATCCTTAAAGGATTGAATCAGGATGAATTGCTTGAGGTTTTTAAGGAGCAGTGCATTAGAATTCATACAACTTACAGGGAAACTAACTCCCTTGGCCTTTATGAAACCCTCAAAGATACTGTCCTGGAATATGGAGGGGGACCAGTTATTACGTGGGAGGACCCCAGATTTAAGGAATTTGGCCTGTCGGCGCTTATTAATGAAGACTGGCCAAATGAAGGTGTGCATACTCATATCTGGGATCCAAAACTCGGGGATGAAAACATCAGGAAAGCGGAAGCGGCAAACGTCGGTATCACCTTCAGCGACCAAACCCTCGCCGAATCAGGGACCGTCGTCCTTTTCAGCGGAAGCGGGAAAGGGAGGTCTGTATCTTTGCTGCCGGCCACTTATATTGCCATCATTCCGAAGAGTACGCTTGTACCGCGGATTACTCAGGCAGCCCAGGATATTCACAAGCAAATAGAGGCAGGCGAAGAGGTCGCTTCCTGTGTGAACTTCATCTCGGGACCCAGCAACTCAGCGGATATAGAAATGAACCTGGTTGTTGGAGTGCATGGCCCGATCAAGGCGACATATATTGTGGTCAAGGACTGGTGA
- a CDS encoding endo alpha-1,4 polygalactosaminidase codes for MRKNAKLLLICCIIIFFLLVGYFLTLQKNPLDGVHQYKIYYGEPAKETVKKLSRYPLVIIEPTYYSRKQIEQIQQTGTLVYGYINSMEADRWNKKLFKQFEKQDFYQRDGERVYLEKWDAYLMNMTSPHYRETLLKEIHQQIENKQLDGVFLDTVGDIDDFFSNEPKEMKQQQESLILLLKVLERRQLSVIQNWGMETAQKTAPFIDGFMWEDFQHSYIMNDDWSKEWLKKTSRLSDEYGIKIFTVSEKEKEKSEQLAEKQGFIHYFAPKDYEEW; via the coding sequence ATGAGAAAAAACGCCAAATTGCTGTTGATTTGCTGCATCATCATTTTCTTCCTTTTAGTTGGTTATTTTCTCACCCTGCAGAAAAATCCACTCGACGGAGTTCATCAATACAAAATCTATTACGGTGAACCAGCGAAGGAGACAGTGAAGAAATTATCCCGCTACCCTCTCGTAATTATTGAACCAACGTATTATTCCAGGAAACAAATTGAACAAATCCAGCAAACCGGGACTCTTGTTTACGGATATATTAATTCCATGGAAGCGGATCGATGGAACAAAAAACTATTCAAGCAATTTGAGAAACAGGATTTCTATCAAAGAGATGGAGAGCGGGTTTACCTTGAAAAATGGGATGCCTACTTAATGAATATGACATCCCCCCATTACCGTGAAACACTTCTAAAAGAAATTCATCAGCAAATCGAGAATAAGCAACTGGACGGAGTCTTTTTAGATACAGTAGGAGACATTGACGATTTCTTCTCAAACGAACCAAAAGAAATGAAGCAGCAGCAGGAGAGTCTCATCCTTCTGCTTAAAGTACTGGAAAGAAGGCAGCTGTCTGTCATTCAAAATTGGGGGATGGAAACCGCGCAAAAAACGGCCCCATTTATTGACGGGTTTATGTGGGAGGATTTTCAGCACTCTTATATAATGAATGATGACTGGTCGAAAGAATGGCTGAAAAAGACCAGCCGCTTATCTGATGAGTATGGGATTAAGATCTTCACCGTTTCTGAAAAAGAAAAGGAAAAAAGTGAACAGCTTGCTGAAAAGCAGGGATTTATTCATTATTTTGCTCCTAAGGATTATGAGGAGTGGTAA